A genomic segment from Triticum dicoccoides isolate Atlit2015 ecotype Zavitan chromosome 1A, WEW_v2.0, whole genome shotgun sequence encodes:
- the LOC119284748 gene encoding uncharacterized protein LOC119284748 translates to MAALLPFFIVVAPGKLQRWTAGTHGPKMLRPAQDFGTGSASSCNRLGQSCIRRGAVLEPARPRAATGSARAASGVGRCWNRLGLELQPARPELHPAWGGAGTGSVSSCNRLGQSCIRRGAVLEPARPRAATGSARAASGVGRCRNRLGLELQPARPELHPAWGGAGMTATSCYNRRRKMLEPAQP, encoded by the coding sequence ATGGCCGCGCTCCTCCCCTTCTTCATCGTCGTGGCGCCGGGGAAGCTTCAACGGTGGACGGCGGGGACGCATGGCCCCAAGATGCTGCGACCAGCGCAAGATTTTGGAACTGGCTCGGCCTCGAGCTGCAACCGGCTCGGCCAGAGCTGCATTCGGCGTGGGGCGGTGCTGGAACCGGCTCGGCCTCGAGCTGCAACCGGCTCGGCCAGAGCTGCATCCGGCGTGGGGCGGTGCTGGAACCGGCTCGGACTCGAGCTGCAACCGGCTCGGCCAGAGCTGCATCCGGCGTGGGGCGGTGCTGGAACCGGCTCGGTCTCGAGCTGCAACCGGCTCGGCCAGAGCTGCATCCGGCGTGGGGCGGTGCTGGAACCGGCTCGGCCTCGAGCTGCAACCGGCTCGGCCAGAGCTGCATCTGGCGTGGGGCGGTGCCGGAACCGGCTCGGCCTCGAGCTGCAACCGGCTCGGCCAGAGCTGCATCCGGCGTGGGGCGGTGCTGGAATGACGGCAACGTCGTGCTACAATCGGCGACGCAAGATGCTGGAACCGGCTCAGCCGTGA